The DNA sequence AATTTTAAAAATTAACTATAAAAAAATTTTTGAAAATTATTTGTATTCTACCATTAAAGCAAATGCTATATTTAGATATTGAATAAAAATGATATTTATCAAATTCTAAACATATGTAATCAAGGCGCATTATTATGGAAAAATCATATAAAATCTCTTGGGATTATGGCAATCCTCGCGAATATCTTGAATTATATGAAAAATTTGAAATGCCGCCCTTAATAATAACATGTGCGATAACAGGTGGATTACAAGGTAAAGAAGTAAATCCAAATCTACCAGAAACTGCTGAAGAGCAAGCCAAGTCTACGTTTGAAGCCTATGAAGCAGGTGCTTCAATCGTACATGTACATGCTAGAGATCCCAAAAAGGGTTATGCAGTACCAGTAGGAGACAAAGACGTCTATTATGAAATTAATAAAAGAATAAGGGAACTTTGTCCCGATATTATAATAAATAATACCACAGGAGGTGGTCCAGGGATGCCTGATGATGAAAGGATACAATCTGTTTATGCAAATCCTGAGATGTGTAGCCTAAACATGGGTACAATATCTAGCAGATTCAAAGCAAAAGCCCGAAAATCTCCACTTACTGGACGCGATGAAGAGCTAATAGGTGAGGCTGTATTTGCAAATACTTACAGCGTTACCGAGAGGTTCGCAAAAGAAATGCTTGACCACAATGTTAAGCCTGAAATAGAAACGTTCGGGGACGGCAACTGGCATTTGATTAATAATCTAATAGAAAAAAAATTATTAAAGCCCCCATATTTTGTCCAATTAGTTCTTGGGCCGGGAAGTATTACTCCTCCAACACCATGGCATATAATGACACAAACTGCTTTTTCCCCTCCTAATACTATCTTTAACATCCTTGGTATAGGTGTTCATCAGATTCCAATGACTACTTCTGCATTATTAATGGGAATGCATGTTAGGGTAGGGATGGAAGATAATATCTACTATTCAAGGGGCTTCAAAGCAAAAAGCAATGGAGAGCTAGTCGAAAGAGTTGTTAGAATAGCTAAAGAATGTAACAGACCTATAGCCACTCCACAAAAAGCAAGGGAAATATTAGAGATGTCTAAAACCCCAAGTAAATATCAATGAAAGCACTCGGCCAAATTTTTTAGTATTTCTATTTCATTAATATTCGCATTTAGAGGAGCTTGCGTTTGCTATTATGTTTAACTTATGAAGTGATTCTCTAGCTTGAAATTTTCAGTTGAAATAATTGCGATTGGAGATGAATTATGCTATGGTAGAGTACAGGATACCAACTCTTTCTGGATAGCAGATCAGATAACCAAATTAGGTGGAGAAGTAAGGAGAATAACTTGCATTAAAGATGGTTTAGATGAGATTCACAATATATTCAAAGAAGCCTTAGAACGAAAACCTAAGTTGATTATCTCTACTGGCGGTCTTGGGCCTACTTCAGATGATTACACAATCGATGCCTTGGCAAAACTCTCAAACAAAAAAGCGATTATAAACAAAGATGCTTTAACATCAATTTCCGAAAAAAGAGGAATTGATTTAGATGAAATACCAGAGCATTTTATTAAGATGTCAAGATCAATTGATGGAGCAAATTGCATATTGAATCCAATAGGCGTGGCTCCAACAACCAGCTTAAAAATCAACAAGACTGTGATTATAGTAATGCCTGGCCCTCCCAAAGAGGTTCAATCTATTTTTAAAGATAGATTGTTAGCGATCATTCAAAAAGAAACTTCAAGCAGAAGTCTCTCAAATAGAATGATTGTCAATATGCGAGAATCTGAAGTTTCACCTATCGTAGAATATATAATGGAAGTTGAAAATGGAGTTTATTTGAAACCTCTTGTAGGGGAATCAAATCCTGAAGTCGGTTTACCAATTGAAATAATAGTTTTTGATAAAGATCTTGTGAAGTGCAAAGTAAAAATGAATAAGGTAATACAAATATTAAAAGACCTAGTCACAGAGAAAGGAAGGAAGATAAGAAGACAGGTCAATTAATCTAAAAATAGGAAATAATTATGACTGCTAAGAATAATGGTTTAACGCTTGAAATAAAGGAATCCAATAGATTTTTACTCATCATTGGAGTAAAGGACTTTAAAATAACAAGCTATGATGTGCTTAAGAAAGAATTGGTTAATAAAGCACAAAATCTCGAGGTTCAATTGGTTGATGCCAGAAAGATCTTCAAC is a window from the Candidatus Bathyarchaeota archaeon genome containing:
- a CDS encoding 3-keto-5-aminohexanoate cleavage protein; amino-acid sequence: MEKSYKISWDYGNPREYLELYEKFEMPPLIITCAITGGLQGKEVNPNLPETAEEQAKSTFEAYEAGASIVHVHARDPKKGYAVPVGDKDVYYEINKRIRELCPDIIINNTTGGGPGMPDDERIQSVYANPEMCSLNMGTISSRFKAKARKSPLTGRDEELIGEAVFANTYSVTERFAKEMLDHNVKPEIETFGDGNWHLINNLIEKKLLKPPYFVQLVLGPGSITPPTPWHIMTQTAFSPPNTIFNILGIGVHQIPMTTSALLMGMHVRVGMEDNIYYSRGFKAKSNGELVERVVRIAKECNRPIATPQKAREILEMSKTPSKYQ
- a CDS encoding molybdopterin-binding protein; this encodes MKFSVEIIAIGDELCYGRVQDTNSFWIADQITKLGGEVRRITCIKDGLDEIHNIFKEALERKPKLIISTGGLGPTSDDYTIDALAKLSNKKAIINKDALTSISEKRGIDLDEIPEHFIKMSRSIDGANCILNPIGVAPTTSLKINKTVIIVMPGPPKEVQSIFKDRLLAIIQKETSSRSLSNRMIVNMRESEVSPIVEYIMEVENGVYLKPLVGESNPEVGLPIEIIVFDKDLVKCKVKMNKVIQILKDLVTEKGRKIRRQVN